AGGAAGTCTGCAACTATATCCATCGATGATTTTTACCTGACGGCAAATGAACAGGTAAAATTAATTAGTGGCCAACCCTTGTGCAaaccaataaatttttatatctgATGGTTTCCGATAACTTTCTAGGCCAAGTTAAGGGAAAGTAATCCTGGCAATGGACTCCTTGAGGTAGTTTTAACTACTAAATTTGGTGATTTTCCTGTTACAATTGTTGCTCAATAATGAAGAAATCTGCATATTGCCTTAGTTTCGTGGGAATGCTGGAAGCCATGATCTTCAATTGTCTGTTGAGACCCTGACTGCCCTACGAAGTTTGACCAAAGGCTAGTTGTAACTACTTCTTTTTCCATCTTCACTGTTTTAATCATGTTGTCCTGGGCTCCTGGCATGGTGTAAAAACTTGATTTTCAGGTGAAAAGATTAAGATTCCTCAATATGACAAGGTAAAGATCCGTGACCAAACTTCTCGATCTTTGTGTCCGGAATGTGAATTCACTAATTTTGTATTTATGTACAGCATGCATTTAATGGTCGAGGTGACAGAGCTGATCCTGCTACATGGCCAGAGGTGGAGGGCCCTCTAACGGTTGGTGGCCATCCAACGTAGTAGTTCCAAAGTCTCTTAACTTTTGTATCCAATAAAACGCAACAAATTCAAGCTATTGAAATCATTGTTAAATTTGCAAAAGTTCTTGGTTCCCTTTGTTATTATTGGAGAGATGTTTTTTCTATCCTTTATTTTAAGACTAGTTAAAATGTTATTGGAGGTTTACAATGAAAACACATTCTGATgcttcaaatttaaaatttcttgaATTGTTGTACTCTTGTTTGGTTCTGGATTAAACTATAGCCTTCTGATTCTAGTTCATTCTCATTATCATAATACTTTTACTTGGTCGATAGGTTGTGTTGTTCGAGGGTTGGATGCTCGGTTTTAAGCCCGTTCCAGTTGAAGTCGTGAGATCAGTTGAACCTCAGGTTTGAGAACCcaacttttaaaatttgttgcCTTCTCTGTAGAACTCGGTACTTGACATTACTATTGGACTTAAAACTTGCAGCTGGAGATTGTTAACAAAAACTTAGAAGCTTACCACGATGCATGGGACAAGTTCATCAAGTCCTGGATAATAATCAAGATTCACGACCCCGTTTATGTTTATCAGTGGCGATTGCAGGTTATTCTTGCATGCCCTTGTTTTTAAGCTTTGAGAAAATTTCGTGATCAATGGTGGGATGATACACAGGCGGAGATCGCCATGAGGAATGATGGAAAGCCAGGGATGTCCGATGAAGAGGTAGGAAAACTGTCTCTACCCTCAAAACTAGCATATTATATAGTTTTactatgaaataaaaatattttttcctcctTGTCACACAGGTTATGGACTTTGTTTCAAGATACTTGCCAGCATACAAGGTGTATCTTCCTACCCTATACTCGGAAGGGCCAAAAGGTGCTGATCCGAACCATATTCTAGTCGTTGAAATCGATGAAGGCAGAAATCCCATCCTTGGAAATTAACTCAGAAGCATTCAGGTGAAATGGATCCCTGTAATTATGTATATTTAGTGTAACTCACTAAATATATGATCTTTGTTTTATATATGTAACTCACATCAGATATGATCTCAAAcaaattgtttaaaaattaaaaaaaaaattaagtaaaaaatcTAAGTGATGCCTGTTTAATGTGatacaaataattataataaaaacttAAGAGTTATAAGTATGATCTCTATCTTTTATTTGATTCAGTTCTTTTTCTAGAGAATGTACAATGAGTAATGTTTGACTATTGAAAtaattatcatttttctttttccaagCAATaggaaagtttttttttttttttttgaatgaaaagtAATAGGAAAGTTGAACGAATGCAATTCTCTCTGTCTACTAATATTGACCTTCTATTCTATCCaatttccaagaatttaatgttttagcttctttgttttgttttatatatgtttaatgATTGCTATGCATGCTTAACGGTTCCGAGGTTCCCGTTCTGGTTCCAGATTCACAGGTACCAGAATTGGTAAGAACCGGTCCAAAGCAGTTCCAAGGTATCCGATCCATCGACCGGTTCCAACTAATtccaaactttttttaaaaaaattaaatggacACGAGCAGGCGCGTTAGGTGGCTATTTTTTACCGCTCCAATGCGTCTTGATGAAAAACAAGTGCTGGGACATAACACGTCTAACCGTCCTCGCGAGATGCCAAAAAAAAACAGGTCCCATGGTTATTTCatcttcttctaggtttttttttaaaaaaaattcgaacctGTTTTAACCGTTTTTTAAACCGTCCCAATCCATTTAATAATGGATTTAGGACGGTTCCagaacttttttaaaaaataatataaaaatgttgtatattgaaaatatatgaaaatagtACAATCCGGAATTTGTGCTATAAAATCCTTTCATTCATtcaagagtgggtctcatgttagaccgtctcacagatcttaatatgtgagacggatcaatcctacccatattcacaatataaagtaatactcttatcataaaaagtaatactttttaatggatgactcaaataagagatccgtctcacaaatacgacccgtgagatcgtctcacacaagtttttgtcttcatTCAATTGGTATGCAAAAAAATGGGGAAGTTCCATCCATAGCCGTTCTTCCtttctttataaaatttacGTTTTTAGGAGCATTGcttcatttttattaatttttttatcaagcagctttgttttttttttttcctgggtAATTCATTAGCACatgtaattattatatttttattattattgaaataattttattttgtaatatcatatgaaataattttattttgtaatactattttatgataataatttttaatattgtcAGTTAGTAATATTGTTTGTTGATTTTTTCATCAATTTCAATTTCATACGAACGGGTCTTAAaagataattttattattttaagcgatgatatttaaattattgtttataATTAGTGTTATTATTATGAGAACATCATAAGTTACCAAATGTTACAAttacacaaaaatatatatttgtgtaaaatatttttaaaattgttcaaaaataaagtatataaattattaagttaataaaaaattaatatgaatccggaatttgagttttataattatattttatttctaaaaaaagCCCGGTTTCTAAACCGATACGGACGAACTGGTTCTGATCGATTCTGGACTTTTGGGCCGGTTCTGATCCGGCTGGTgctattaaaaaaaacaccatAGATTGCATATATGACAAACTCAGAATTAAAATATAGTTAATTTGAGATGAATATGACAAATTTATGTGCAATCATAATCAACAACTTTATTCTTACAAtggataaattataataaacatgACATTGGAAAAAATGGATCCAACCAAAAGAAAATAACTTTACATATGGTTAAAACTTAATTGATGTGAACAGAGCAAATAtaatgactttttttttaaaaaaaaagttgttaATTTACGAGTAAAGAAAATTTAGGTACATTAAATAGTAAATTGAAACATAGATATTTATTAATGGCTCAATGTAGGgtaaatttttaatgaaatttaattaaaacctTGGTAATTTATATTTagattttattcaaaatatgtatatttatatacaatATGGAGATGTACTTGAGATGTTTTTCTGGTGAGCTTCCGGAGAAATGGTTGTCATGGCTAGAATGGACAGTTTTGTTACAATAAGAGATTCCAATCTTCCCTTCGGATTACACCTTTTGAAGTAGTATATGGTAGCTTCGATGCTACATGTGGTTTGGATGGACAAGATTCACACacatatgattttaaaaaaattagtgaacTCCATGTATGTGTGGCTAAATTTGGGCCATTGATTCTATCATGGGGATAGTGTCCCTACATGTAGGATGGAATCAACCGTAGTATATGGCCGCGCCCCACTTTGACTCTTATCTTACTGTCTGGGATCATCTAAACTCGAGGCGGTGGACCATGAGTTACTATCCAGAGATCAGACTTCGGAATTGCTAGCTCCCCTCTATGTTTTATCTTTTAGGATTTTTAGCTTGTTATTTCCTTATCAAAATATGATGAAATCGTGTATAAATATCCCTTGGAATGCATTCAATAAAGCAACTTAATTTTCAATATACTTAATTGTTCCAAAGATCAGAAAATCTCTTTAACGAGCCTCAATCGCAAACGAGGAAGAAAATCACAAAAGAGCAGAGACATGAGGCTTGAAGATTTTCTAGTGCAACTTCCCAGATCCATTTCTCGTAGTCGTGACAGTATGTTCCCATGAGAATTGTAAGATGTAAGGACTGAAAGTTTTCGGTTTTTAAGACCTACTCACATTGAAACAGAAAATGTAAATTCAAAGCAAAAATAATGGAAACCATAAGACAAATGGTAAATAAGAAGctagaaatctgctccaacacTAGTGATTGATGATCTTTATTCTTTTGAACTCAAGAGGTACAAAAATACCGTAGTAAGTAATATACGGTACCACAGAGTTAAAACCAACTGAAACAATGAACTATCTTATTTCCACAAATACTAACAATAGCAAATAAAATGTCACAATCCCATGCGCCGCAACCTCGAAGGGACAattacaaatcaaatattaagaCAACAACACATGTAAAGAAACACTCCTCGagataaaaaccaaataatatGACTAGGATACATACACACATGTTGGCTTAATCCACATTCTTCTCAACAGACTTCTTATACTCCTCCATTTCCTTCAACCACATATCCCCAAACTCACAATCCTTCCATTGCTCGAACCATGGTCCCCCGAGAGTATAATGTATCGCCTTTGGGCTTGTGTTCAGGTCTCCTTCCACAACCCTATTATGCCCCACCAAGAAATTCCATACAAAAGAGATCTCCCCAATCTCATCATCCTCCAACCATTGAAACCTATGGAGGAAGGCACCACTCTCCTTGTTCACCACTTCTGGCGTTAAAACCCGATTCTTTGGGTGACCACAATTGTACAACACCATGGATGACCAATTCTTCCTCGGGTACACAGTTTGCACGGCGCCATCCATTTTTGTAGTTTCTTTGGGCGTATAGTCGTGTTGTACACACATCACAGCGTATTTATCATCTACCAAATCAAATAATTCCTTAATATCAGCCAAGTACAAGAAATCACAATCCACAAACATAGCCCATCCTTGATAATTGGCTAAATATGGGGTCAAGAATCTGGAAAATGAAAACTCCGTGCTCTCTAATTTACCCCTCTCACGCCAGTAAACACCCTTTTGCCGCATTTCAGATTGCTTGATGGGACAAATCTCAACCGGGATTGAGGCTCTCTTCAACAAAGAATAGCGGCATACCTCATAAGCAAGATCCTCCCTTTGATCATATCCTATGAATACCTTGAAATCCTTTCCATTTTTCTCAATCCCATTTACAAAATTTGCATTACCATTGCTCAAATCCTTCAAGAAAACATCAGAATTTCCCCCCTCTACGCTACCATTTGAATGCAGATATGTGCACCCTGACATAATTCTCAGCCGAGAACTTGAAATCTACaaaagaccaaaaaaaaaaaaaaaaaaaaNNNNNNNNNNNNNNNNNNNNNNNNNNNNNNNNNNNNNNNNNNNNNNNNNNNNNaaaaaaaaaaaaaaaaaaaaaaaaaaaaaaaaaaaaaaaaaaaaagaacccaCAAAATAAATCCACAAAAGGAACAAGATCAAGCTATCTTTCACACAATCTAAGCATGTAAAACCAAAACGTACCCGTACGACAGATCTAAGAAGCGCAAGGACGCAATGTGGAAAAAGAAGTAgtagtttattttctttaaatggAAAAAAGGTTCCAAGATATTGTATTTATAGTTAAAGAAAAGCAATAAGCAAGCGTCCACCGATTGTCAATTACATGATTGAGACTTGCGACCGATGGATGAATGGCTGTCGGTGCGTCATTTAGAATTAGCGGGCCTCTGGATTACAATAAAGCCCAAATCAGATCCATCAGTTAGGCCCAAATGTCGTCTGGCCCATTAAAATATTATCTATCTAACTCACTACCACCACATGGGGAAGGGGAAAGCACACTAGTTCATCTCTAGGTTTGGTAAATTTGAATGATTCAATGTGGAATTGGAATTCTTATATATGAACAAATATCGTTTTCGATCCTACTCGGAATTGGGAAATATACTTTCGTGTTTTTTGCGTAAGAAGGTCGGTGTAGAGTTATTAGATTTTGTTTTCACGATATTAAAGTTTGGGTCTAGAAATTTAGTTTCTCTTGAGTATTTTTTTACTAAGAAGGTCTTGGCAGTAAGTCTTAAAGTGAACGctgtaaaataatataatttctttAGATTTTAGAGtgaaattaaaaattgaaacaaaaaatttaataaaatgaattcggttttcagtagatctacttaTCTTAACTCTAGTACTTCAACCTCTTATGATAATAAAAGGATAATAATGCTGAAGAAATAGTcatagaaaattttgataaatcaGTTGATGTAGAGTAAAAAATGATCAAAtctataaaatttcaaaatatcaattcTTCAAAACTGTTTTCAAAGAAAAAGAATTCAAAGTAAATAAAAACTTTCTACATAAagatttttatgtaatatataataaagaaaaaaattgtgattgttcgaaattttatgttattagaaaagatattcaaaataaattctatgaatttataaaatattccaCTTTAATAAATGTGAAAGTAGTGATCACACAATCAACAAAATCTGATAGAAGGCGCGGTCGTTATCATTAAATACACACTGAGTAAACTTTTGGACTAACACAATAATCTGTAAATTACGTTAATCAAAAAATAAGAGTCAATAAACCTCATGCAACAGACTTGCATGAGTATCTTTTTGGTGGGATCTTTAAATTCTATATTATCTTTAAACCACTGAAAAATGTTATGtggttctaattttttttttaaattctgtTTTAGCCACCATCAGAGAAATGTTTCCCTGTGTTTAAAAATGACCAAACATAACAATTAAGACTATTTCCAAATATTTTGGAGATGTTTTTCAttggagtgggtctcatgtgagatcgtctcacgaatcttaatttgtgagacgtgtcaaccctatccatattcacaataaaaagtaatactattagtataaaaagtaatactttttcatggatgacctaaataagatatccatctcacaaatacgacctgtgagaccgtctcacacaagtttttgtcttcgCATTGCCAGATATTATGACTGTTTCGCATTTCCTTATACAATCATTACTTTAGATCAGctccaaaaaataaatttatctttaGACTATATTTTAGAGTGTATCTATTTACATTCCAAATTTTGCTAATCACACTCcactttattaataaattttatacatAATAAAGCAGCATGTGacgtgataaaaaaaataattaaaaagtataaataacattattttatattcatCCGTCCCAAATATTCATGTCTCTATTTAGTATTATTTACTCTATTCTTTTACCAACTCCTATTTCTTATATACATTAGTATTTATCCCGTGTAATGCACGAGATgacattattaaaaattaattattataaaaaaatgaatagatatttaaatcgcaaaaaaattataaaaaaataaaaataagaaactattttttttcacaaattttgtaaaactttcttaaatacaatatatgtcgattaattttttttgctgataatcattataatatatcaaatttttagatttttttagtATAAAGCAATGACATGATGCTTATCGTGTTTGGTGTATTGATGTCGATCaccaacataaatatatatttaattcttCAATTTTAGAGAAgttatatgtattattattttttaatatgtgataagtaaatatttttaaatcaaattcaataaaattaatgagaaatGTCTTTTTCAAAATTCAGTAACTTTTTTTGTGAAATGACATGTGTTTGACACATTTGGAGAATAACAATAATTACTTCATTGCTATCTTTATCAAAACAAGTTATGATTTTATCCATAAAATCTCCCCATAATGTAAAcgacaatatattatttttaaagaaaaatgaaagatgTGATTTTTTACTTCTCGATAAATAAAGACACATTCCAAACTTGATGTTTCATTGTTCTCGTCGTTTCCAAATGAAGGTAGTTCTACATAACAACGAACAAATTTAAGTTTAAACGTCAATTGCATCTTTGAAAGATTCGACTCACAAATGATGCTGAAAAGATGATCCATTTCAGAATTAAATTTTGGAGTACAGAAATTTAGCaagataaatataataaaattggtttccaatataatatacaacaattttaaatatgttgggctccattatttataatttaaaatttaaataaagcaACCCAAGAGACACATTATATAACAGGTGCTTTTGACAGAATTATACGATACATTAACTCtttcaaattatgaaaatcTCGAATATTGCATCCATTGTCAAACATTTCTGATTATTGAAAGTAATTTAATGTAtatttgaaatctttttgaATCTCTCTCTTTTAAATCTTGGGTTgtcatatttgaattttaagaaagcatttcaagatataaaatatgcatatagttttggaagaaaactaCTATGTAATAAGTCTTTTAAATTAAGGTAATAGAGAAATAGCATGCATTTGGAGTCAAACATCTATGATTACTAAATGATAATCATTGAAAAACGTTGTTtatgtaataatttttaatactgcatcaattattttttaagaaaatttaaagaAACTAATTAaagattgtatttttttttataatcaataatTTGGACGGGAACTTTCtattttgacaaaaactttgtttctatatatatatatatatagattagtAATTTCCAACCACAATTATATTGTATTTAAATAATCATCAaatgaaatcaaaataaaatatagtgaaatttgatttttcaataattttttaatatgtaagaaaacatatatatatatgaatattatattgttgatttttaaataaatccgGATGGATCAAGTAGAGGACAATTACGGACAGTGTGTCACGGGCTCATGCAATCAATAATGATGAAACAAAAAAGACATGAcggtaaataaataaataataataatgtaccaaatatatagttttttattaaataataatataatgtatcaaatatatagttttttttattattattatgtcaGAAATTAAAGATTAGCAANNNNNNNNNNNNNNNNNNNNNNNNNNNNNNNNNNNNNNNNNNNNNNNNNNNNNNNNNNNNNNNNNNNNNNNNNNNNNNNNNNNNNNNNNNNNNNNNNNNNNNNNNNNNNNNNNNNNNNNNNNNNNNNNNNNNNNNNNNNNNNNNNNNNNNNNNNNNNNNNNNNNNNNNNNNNNNNNNNNNNNNNNNNNNNNNNNNNNNNNNNNNNNNNNNNNNNNNNNNNNNNNNNNNNNNNNNNNNNNNNNNNNNNNNNNNNNNNNNNNNNNNNNNNNNNNNNNNNNNNNNNNNNNNNNNNNNNNNNNNNNNNNNNNNNNNNNNNNNNNNNNNNNNNNNNNNNNNNNNNNNNNNNNNNNNNNNNNNNNNNNNNNNNNNNNNNNNNNNNNNNNNNNNNNNNNNNNNNNNNNNNNNNNNNNNNNNNNNNNNNNNNNNNNNNNNNNNNNNNNNNNNNNNNNNNNNNNNNNNNNNNNNNNNNNNNNNNNNNNNNNNNNNNNNNNNNNNNNNNNNNNNNNNNNNNNNNNNNNNNNNNNNNNNNNNNNNNNNNNNNNNNNNNNNNNNNNNNNNNNNNNNNNNNNNNNNNNNNNNNNNNNNNNNNNNNNNNNNNNNNNNNNNNNNNNNNNNNNNNNNNNNNNNNNNNNNNNNNNNNNNNNNNNNNNNNNNNNNNNNNNNNNNNNNNNNNNNNNNNNNNNNNNNNNNNNNNNNNNNNNNNNNNNNNNNNNNNNNNNNNNNNNNNNNNNNNNNNNNNNNNNNNNNNNNNNNNNNNNNNNNNNNNNNNNNNNNNNNNNNNNNNNNNNNNNNNNNNNNNNNNNNNNNNNNNNNNNNNNNNNNNNNNNNNNNNNNNNNNNNNNNNNNNNNNNNNNNNNNNNNNNNNNNNNNNNNNNNNNNNNNNNNNNNNNNNNNNNNNNNNNNNNNNNNNNNNNNNNNNNNNNNNNNNNNNNNNNNNNNNNNNNNNNNNNNNNNNNNNNNNNNNNNNNNNNNNNNNNNNNNNNNNNNNNNNNNNNNNNNNNNNNNNNNNNNNNNNNNNNNNNNNNNNNNNNNNNNNNNNNNNNNNNNNNNNNNNNNNNNNNNNNNNNNNNNNNNNNNNNNNNNNNNNNNNNNNNNNNNNNNNNNNNNNNNNNNNNNNNNNNNNNNNNNNNNNNNNNNNNNNNNNNNNNNNNNNNNNNNNNNNNNNNNNNNNNNNNNNNNNNNNNNNNNNNNNNNNNNNNNNNNNNNNNNNNNNNNNNNNNNNNNNNNNNNNNNNNNNNNNNNNNNNNNNNNNNNNNNNNNNNNNNNNNNNNNNNNNNNNNNNNNNNNNNNNNNNNNNNNNNNNNNNNNNNNNNNNNNNNNNNNNNNNNNNNNNNNNNNNNNNNNNNNNNNNNNNNNNNNNNNNNNNNNNNNNNNNNNNNNNNNNNNNNNNNNNNNNNNNNNNNNNNNNNNNNNNNNNNNNNNNNNNNNNNNNNNNNNNNNNNNNNNNNNNNNNNNNNNNNNNNNNNNNNNNNNNNNNNNNNNNNNNNNNNNNNNNNNNNNNNNNNNNNNNNNNNNNNNNNNNNNNNNNNNNNNNNNNNNNNNNNNNNNNNNNNNNNNNNNNNNNNNNNNNNNNNNNNNNNNNNNNNNNNNNNNNNNNNNNNNNNNNNNNNNNNNNNNNNNNNNNNNNNNNNNNNNNNNNNNNNNNNNNNNNNNNNNNNNNNNNNNNNNNNNNNNNNNNNNNNNNNNNNNNNNNNNNNNNNNNNNNNNNNNNNNNNNNNNNNNNNNNNNNNNNNNNNNNNNNNNNNNNNNNNNNNNNNNNNNNNNNNNNNNNNNNNNNNNNNNNNNNNNNNNNNNNNNNNNNNNNNNNNNNNNNNNNNNNNNNNNNNNNNNNNNNNNNNNNNNNNNNNNNNNNNNNNNNNNNNNNNNNNNNNNNNNNNNNNNNNNNNNNNNNNNNNNNNNNNNNNNNNNNNNNNNNNNNNNNNNNNNNNNNNNNNNNNNNNNNNNNNNNNNNNNNNNNNNNNNNNNNNNNNNNNNNNNNNNNNNNNNNNNNNNNNNNNNNNNNNNNNNNNNNNNNNNNNNNNNNNNNNNNNNNNNNNNNNNNNataattcttcaatattaaccaattggcatgatcgattaggacatcctggttcaacaatgatgcgaagaattatagaaaatacacatggtcatccattgaaagaccagaagatctttcagaataataagtttcaatgtaaagcatgttctcttggaaaacttattataagaccatcaccagccaaaatccaaactgaatcaccaatgtttcttgaacgtattcagggtgatatttgtggaccaatccatccaccatgtggaccattcagatactttatggtattgattgatgcctccagcagatggtcacatgtatgtttattgtcaactcgaaatgttgcatttgcaagattacttgctcaaataataaaattgaggaatcaatttcccgattatacaatcaagaaaattagacttgataatgctggtgaatttacttcccagactttcaatgattattgtatgtctatgggaatcattgttgagcatcctgttgctcatgtacatactcaaaatggattggctgaatcattgattaaacgtctgcaaatgattgctagaccaatgattatgaaaacaaagctccctatttctatatggggacatgcaattttacatgctgcttcattaattcgcatcagaccaagtgcatatcataaatactccccattgcagcttgcatttggtaaagaaccagacatttctcatctgagaatttttggatgtatggtgtatgtgcctattgcaccacctcaacgaaagaaaatgggacctcaaagaaagattggaatttatattggttatgatagtccatcgatcattcgatatcttgaaccacagacaggcgacgtgttcacagcacgttttgctgattgtcattttaatgaggaaatcttcccaatgttagggggagaacagaaacataccgaaaaagaaattacatggtatgtatcatcattgttacatctggatccaagaacaaaacaatgtgaaaaagatgtacagcaaattgtgcacttgcaaagaatagcaaatcaaataccagatgcatttgcagacacaaaaggggtaactaaatcatatatacatgctgcaaatgcccctgctcgaattgaaattccgaagaaacaaattgaagatagtcatgatgtcattaaacgcctgaagcgtggaaggccagttggttccaaggataaaaatcctcgaaaaagaaaattcatagagaaacacaatgatcacaaaatagagaatgatgttcctgaagaaacacataatgatcacaaaatagagaatgatgttcctgaagaaacacatgatgatgaaaatgttttgtcagaaccacaaactgacgagaatcatgaaatctctatcaattatattaatactggaaaaatatggaaccgaaaagatatagaagaaattgatgatatattttcttataatgtggcaatcgacatcataaatgataatgaagatcatgaaccaaaatcttttggtgaatgtaaaaatcggcaggattggataaaatggaaagatgccatccaggttgaattggattcgctaaataaacgtaatgtttttggacctatagtccttacacctgaaggtgtaaaacctgttggatacaaatgggtttttattcgaaagcgaaatgagaaaaatgaaatagtaagatataaagctcgacttgttgcacaaggtttttctcaaaggcctggaattgattatgaagaaacgtattctcctgtgatggatgcaattacgtttcggtatttgattagcttggcagtatctgaaaatttagaaatgcgtcttatggatgttgttacagcctacttatatggatcacttgatagtaatatatatatgaaaatccctgaaggatttaagatgcctgaagcacaaagttcaaaacccagagaatgttattctgtgaaattactaagatcattatatgggttgaagcaatccggcagaatgtggtataataggctaagtgatcacttgatgaaaaagggatatgtaaataattcaatatgcccttgtgttttcattaagaaaacaacatccggatgcgtaattattgctgtatatgttgatgatttaaacatcattggaacaaataaggaaattcaagaagttgtgtcatacttgaaagaagaatttgaaatgaaggatcttggaaaaaccaagtattgtctgggtttacaaattgaacaaaaagaatgtggaatatttgttcaccagacaaattatacagaaaagatccttaaacgttttaatatggacaaatcaaatcctttaagtactccaatggttgttagatcattaaacatagaaaaggatccattccgtccatgtgaagatgatgaagatattcttggtccagaagtaccatatctaagtgctatcggtgcccttatgtatcttacaaattgtac
This genomic interval from Primulina huaijiensis isolate GDHJ02 chromosome 14, ASM1229523v2, whole genome shotgun sequence contains the following:
- the LOC140956711 gene encoding protein CDI-like; the encoded protein is MSGCTYLHSNGSVEGGNSDVFLKDLSNGNANFVNGIEKNGKDFKVFIGYDQREDLAYEVCRYSLLKRASIPVEICPIKQSEMRQKGVYWRERGKLESTEFSFSRFLTPYLANYQGWAMFVDCDFLYLADIKELFDLVDDKYAVMCVQHDYTPKETTKMDGAVQTVYPRKNWSSMVLYNCGHPKNRVLTPEVVNKESGAFLHRFQWLEDDEIGEISFVWNFLVGHNRVVEGDLNTSPKAIHYTLGGPWFEQWKDCEFGDMWLKEMEEYKKSVEKNVD
- the LOC140958129 gene encoding D-glycerate 3-kinase, chloroplastic-like yields the protein MAALNILSPSTKTWPATSSPSAVCSGCASNGTSWNYNCRTFPICGPFPSAFAVSKAEDQRKLNFMPSGKVFGLSNSYASGRNPGPLNAVFPLTPAEVSSVKELFEFICAGPLLEKIGVTSEEVAESIDNWILYGSQLCRLFKLNDMYLTEPQKVRIYHYYIPVFLWCEQEISQHRSTFKKQDEIPPLVIGFSAPQGCGKTTLVFALDFLFQLNGRKSATISIDDFYLTANEQAKLRESNPGNGLLEFRGNAGSHDLQLSVETLTALRSLTKGEKIKIPQYDKHAFNGRGDRADPATWPEVEGPLTVVLFEGWMLGFKPVPVEVVRSVEPQLEIVNKNLEAYHDAWDKFIKSWIIIKIHDPVYVYQWRLQAEIAMRNDGKPGMSDEEVMDFVSRYLPAYKVYLPTLYSEGPKGADPNHILVVEIDEGRNPILGN